CCCGTCTACTACTCCAACCGTGCCGCCTGCTACAATGTCATGTCGGAATGGGAAAAGGTCGTGGAGGACACCACCGCGGCGCTCCAGATGGACAGCGAGTACGTCAAGGCCCTGAACCGTCGTGCCATTGCCTACGAGCATCTCGAGAAGTACAGCGAAGCTCTCCTCGATTTCACCGCCAGCTGCATCATGGACGGATTCTCCAACGAAATGAGCCGTAACTCCCTCGAGAGACTGTTGAAGAAGGTTGCGGAGCATAAGGGTCAGGCCATCCTCGAGGCCAAGGGCAAGAAGCTCCCCAGCCCCACCTTCGTTTCCAACTATCTCCAGAGCTTCCGCCCTAAGCCGCTCCCCGAAGGTCTTGAGGACGCCGAAGACCTGCCCGAGGAATCTGGCAAGGGCCAGCTGCGCAAGGGATTGATTGGTGTCAGCAAGAAGACTGGTGACGGCTACgaggaggctgctgctgccttTGAGAAGGCTCTGGAACTTGGCGACTTGGGTGAATTCGAGGCTTTGGCGCTTAACATGAGGGCTACCTTCACTTACCTTGAGGGTAACGCCCAGGGTGCTTTGGCTGATCTTGACAAGAGTGTTGAGTTGCAGCCGTCCTTGGTGCAGAGCTATATCAAGCGTGCCAGCTTGCACCTTGAGCTTGGTATGTTTACTTATGACTGCTTAGGGTTCCGTTTTAACGATTTGTAGGAAACAAGGATGCTGCTGCCGATGACTTCGAGCTCGCCATCACTCACAACAAGGATGACCCCGACATCTACTACCACCGTGCCCAACTCCATTTTATCCTCGGAGAGTTCGCGGAAGCTGCCAAGGACTACCAGAAGTCGATTGACCTCGACCGTACCTTTATCTACTCCCACATCCAGCTTGGTGTGACTCAATACAAGATGGGCTCTGTTGCATCCGCCATGGCTACCTTCCGGAGATCACTGAAGAACTTTGAGGATGTCCCCGATGTCTACAACTACTACGGTGAACTCCTGCTCGACCAGCAGAACTTCTCCGAGGCTATTGAGAAGTTCGACAAGGCCGTCGACATGGAGAAGCAGATCAAGCCCATGGGTATCAATGTTCTGCCTCTGATCAACAAGGCCCTTGCCTTGTTCCAGTGGAAGCACGATTTCCAAGAGGCGGAGAACCTCTGCCAGAAGGCTCTTATCAGTAAGTTTGTCGTCATCAAACGTCCCAGAATCACTCTTTAACATAATGTAGTCGACCCCGAATGTGATATTGCCGTTGGAACCATGGCCCAGCTGCTCCTGCAACAGGGCAAGGTCTCGCAGGCACTCAAGTACTTCGAGCGGGCAGCGGAACTGGCCCGTACGGAAGCCGAAATCGTCAACGCCATCTCGTATGCCGAGGCGACACGAACACAATTGGAGGTGCAAGAGAAGTACCCCAAGCTGGCAGCACGACTGCAGACCATGGGTGCCGGGCTTGGTGCCGGTCTGTAAAGAAGGCCAGTTGATAATTGAAGAGTCGCTGTAGATATCTGTGGGCTAATCAtatctttcctttcttctgaTCCTTCCTCTATTCCCTTTTGCTCTCCCCTTCCACCCCGTGTCTTCTCTAAACGGGATATCGGGAAGACGTATATCATTAATACACTATCTCCCCTGGTTCCTGACCAACTGTCTCGACTGTAATTGCCCTTGTCATTGCTTGGCCATCTCGACATCTCTCACCTCCTTTCGCTGTTTTGCGACCTGGTTCACTAAAAAGagttttgtttcttttctttccattgTGTTGTTTTACCTTGGTCTCCTACACGACGAGACGTTAGCCGTGGAGTACGAAGCGAATGTCTGTATCATAGTGAATGAAAGACTATCAGTACCTGTAATGGGATGGTACCGTGCTCTTATCGTGTTATCAGTGATCGCAATCAGGTGACCCGCAGCCCCGTCTGATATCCGCCAATTAACAGCCATAATGAATAGAAATCGGCGTCATTGCGGGACCAACGGATCAGGAGTATGAGATATGAGAAAACTAAGGGAAGAATGAACAGAGGAAAGAGTACTATGTATAGAATAACATTGTATTCACTACAGTCGGCAGGCGACTTACTAAGTAAGGGACTGCGACAGAGGAAGTCCATCTCACGGAACTTGACGGAGTTGATgcatgtacttgtacagtcaGACTATCCCTGTATACCATGATGACCGACTTTCGGGCAACAACACTGTTCAGTAGGATAACACTAAATACCCCTGTAAAGGACCACCGGAATAGCAACAACAGGATAGTGCAGCTTCCGTGGGCGCAAAAGTGACCGGCGACTGCCGCGTTGACCTCAGCCTGATTCCATCCACTCACTGCATTCCTCCGGCTGCCCCTCCTCTACTCTCTTTCTACCGACGGCTCTCGTCATCATTTCCAAcacaccttcttcttcctctttcttcctcttcctcttcttctttttcttcttttttttcccccttctatgctctccttttctttctcttctctctctgtATATCTATCAGAAGCCACCAACGAGCAAGAGCCGTATCAGCGTTGACTCAGCTACTCCTGTCCATGTCATACAGGTTTAGGTATGTCACTACCACTTTAGTCTCTTTCTCActgttccttctcttccttctacTTTTTGTTGGATATAACTGACTTTGCCAGGAGCCAGTGACAGCAGCCTCGATACCTTCAAGTCCACATCCTCAGCGTCGTCCCTCGAGGATCCCGTTGCTCACCATGCCGGAACGACAAGGTAcactcctttttcttctggaAGCTATGGATAATATCCTGTGGTATACGGCTGAcgtgtatttttttttctcttcctacAGCCGTCGTCACCCTCTACACCCTCTACATCCCCGATACCTTCTCCTTCCGGTCCCTGACCTTCGCATCTGACGATGACTACGTTGATATCGGCCGGTCTTCGAAGCGAGAAACCAAGAATCTGATCCCCGCTCAGAATAATGCTTGGTTCGACTCGAGGGTCATGTCTCGTGATCATGCGAGGATCGGAGTGAATATGGCGGAGAAGGTACATATATCTTATCTCCTACCATGAGATACTGGACATATACTGAGTGTTGGCAGACTGTCATTATCCGTGATGGCGGTTCCATGCACGGTACCTGGGTGAATGACAGGAGGATTCCTGTCGATCAGGATGTCGTTGTGAATAGCGGCGACATCCTGACTTTTGGTGCGGATGTTACTCGTGGTGCTGGTAAGTTTATCATTTCCCCTTGGGTTTTCGGTAAGTGAGGCTAACTGGTAATAGAAACGTTCCCCCCGCTTAGGGTTCGTTGCGGATGTGAGTGGTTCGATTCTAGGTACGTCCTTCCCTtacttgtttctttttccggATAACCAACGCAATATAGTGATGCTGCAAAGGAGAACATCTCAGCTAGAAAACGGATCCATCCTATCAACACTTTCATCgttcctgatgatgatgacgacgacgacagtGATGTTGAGGTCGTTGAAGACTCTGTGCCCGCTAAACCGATGAGTCCCCAGGATCACGAGTTTGAGGATTCCGACCAGAGTGGTGACGCAGAAAATCAAGATATCAGAGAGAACTCTACGCCCATCACCTCGCCGTCGACTAAGGAAGTCTCTTTGGGACTCGAACCCAAACCCACGAATACCACAACCAAGGAGGGTCATTCGGACCCCTCTGACGGAACTTCGGGCAGTCCTATTGTTCTCGATGGTGACGAGGCTCCCGTCACCCCGAGGATGACTCCTCCACCTGCCTCGAATAATTCGAACTTCCATGTTAACAATGTAGACGCTGATGCCGACGCTATGGACCACGATTCGGATCACTCATCCTCCATCGCAAGCTCTCCCAGGGAGACTCAACCTGCCACCGAATTTGATTActgggatgaagaagatgtgATTAGCTATGGATTTGGTTCAGAGAGTGAATCGTCGAACGATGAGTCCTCTGACTCAGAGATGGATAGTGAATCCGAGAACGCAACCTCCCACTGTGATGACCTGGAGAACAAGCCCCAGTCGCAGGCAGACAACAAAACGCAGGTTGCTAATGAGAAGGAGGTCGAGTTCAGTGGTTCTGCTTCGACTATCCAGCATCAGGCCATCCAGCCGCAGAGCATCGAAGAAGCTCCGAACGATTTTGACAAAACATGGTCGACGAATAACTTCACCCGATCGGGTCCCCTTTCACCAGCGCTACTTTGTGATCCGTATGCTATCCCAAGGTCCTCTTTGCAGCAGACCGGCAACTCATATGTTCCCCGTCTTCCTAGTCTACATGCTCTTTCCTCAAGTGGATGGGAACCACAAGCAGTGCCACGGAGTGATCACTTTGATATCGgaacggcacccagagccTTTGGGCACCGCTGCACTCGATTCGATGATTTCCCTGTGAGGCGACAACCACGGCAGACAGTTCTCTCAGCTCCAGCCATCCCTCCAGTGATTCCTAGCTCATACAACGGCTCGAGCGGTATGTCTCCTGTAAAGAATGATATCTATAATGCGGAAGACCAATGGCAAGTCGAGAAGCCCGGCCTCGCGAGCCAGTCGAAGATAGAGCGGACAACCCCTATGGATTATTTGCGTGAACCCAACACTCGGCTCTGTATTTCCGACATTGTCGATAGCCGGTCGCAGGAGGCCCGGTCTGCGCAGGGACTCCCTCCGAAGAGGAAGGCAGACGAGATGGAATCGGCCGCGATACGTCATGCACCTGCTTATCCATACGAATTTGCTGATCCTTCAACCGCCAACCCTTACGCCTCTGGTTCCAACACTGTACCGTTGGGTACTAACCAATGCGTAGACGACGAGAGCTTTTCGCAAGATGCACAGCCGCGGTCCTCGCTGCCTGATCTTGAGGACTCGACTCAGAACACTGGTATACACTCTATTCCCGAAGATGAGCCCGAGGAACCAAAGTCTGTTCCCGAAGTGGAAAGGCCTAGCAAGCGCATCAAGACCTCCGATGAAGGCAGTGGACGCTTCGTAACTCATGCTGCAACGGCCCTCGCAGGAGCAGTGTTGGGTGGTCTTGGTACCGTTGCTTTGTTGGCTTCTTTGCCACCCGACTACTTTGTCTAGCCAGATTGGGATTCAGACTGATTGATGCCAGTTTTATGATACTATTACGCAatctctttcttttgttttcctTCTTTGGGCGAGTTTGGATCTTTACTGCGACGGGATACTTTTTCTTATGAGCCGGCTCAGGCGTATGGTCATAATCTATTCTTCTTTAGTCAGGTTCTTCACGATTGCAATAGCTACGTCTTCTTGTAAACAACTTGTAGCTCATTGGAAATAGACTGTCCGTCGTAGTCTTTCGCAATGGGCATTCTCGTCCGTTGAGCCACTATTTACCAGCTTGATTAAGCTGTACGTACCTTAACCATCCCACGTAATAAAAACCCCTTGCTATCGCAAAAATCAACCACTGATGGCTGATAACAAGAGGCCGGATCCTTGCAGGTCAGCCTCGCA
This region of Aspergillus chevalieri M1 DNA, chromosome 4, nearly complete sequence genomic DNA includes:
- the tom70 gene encoding putative mitochondrial outer membrane translocase receptor (TOM70) (COG:U;~EggNog:ENOG410PFH4;~InterPro:IPR011990,IPR019734,IPR005687,IPR013026, IPR001440;~PFAM:PF07719,PF00515,PF13176,PF13181,PF13414, PF13432;~TransMembrane:1 (i38-59o);~go_component: GO:0005741 - mitochondrial outer membrane [Evidence IEA];~go_function: GO:0005515 - protein binding [Evidence IEA];~go_function: GO:0015450 - P-P-bond-hydrolysis-driven protein transmembrane transporter activity [Evidence IEA];~go_process: GO:0006886 - intracellular protein transport [Evidence IEA]), with product MSESSLSKNVVVDTTSLPESTTSGVWDRISKWVSENKALVYTIAGVAVVVTSAGVVYYLSDSNSPAKTATASAAATEKKKTKNQKRREKKKAEEKAKSASVQDEQSAKKAEEPAEDIPEVDEATVGQLSEETRKSYAGKLKAAGNKAYGSKDYNRAIELYGKAIICKPDPVYYSNRAACYNVMSEWEKVVEDTTAALQMDSEYVKALNRRAIAYEHLEKYSEALLDFTASCIMDGFSNEMSRNSLERLLKKVAEHKGQAILEAKGKKLPSPTFVSNYLQSFRPKPLPEGLEDAEDLPEESGKGQLRKGLIGVSKKTGDGYEEAAAAFEKALELGDLGEFEALALNMRATFTYLEGNAQGALADLDKSVELQPSLVQSYIKRASLHLELGNKDAAADDFELAITHNKDDPDIYYHRAQLHFILGEFAEAAKDYQKSIDLDRTFIYSHIQLGVTQYKMGSVASAMATFRRSLKNFEDVPDVYNYYGELLLDQQNFSEAIEKFDKAVDMEKQIKPMGINVLPLINKALALFQWKHDFQEAENLCQKALIIDPECDIAVGTMAQLLLQQGKVSQALKYFERAAELARTEAEIVNAISYAEATRTQLEVQEKYPKLAARLQTMGAGLGAGL
- a CDS encoding FHA domain protein (COG:T;~EggNog:ENOG410PS8E;~InterPro:IPR008984,IPR000253;~PFAM:PF00498;~go_function: GO:0005515 - protein binding [Evidence IEA]); its protein translation is MPERQAVVTLYTLYIPDTFSFRSLTFASDDDYVDIGRSSKRETKNLIPAQNNAWFDSRVMSRDHARIGVNMAEKTVIIRDGGSMHGTWVNDRRIPVDQDVVVNSGDILTFGADVTRGAETFPPLRVRCGCEWFDSSDAAKENISARKRIHPINTFIVPDDDDDDDSDVEVVEDSVPAKPMSPQDHEFEDSDQSGDAENQDIRENSTPITSPSTKEVSLGLEPKPTNTTTKEGHSDPSDGTSGSPIVLDGDEAPVTPRMTPPPASNNSNFHVNNVDADADAMDHDSDHSSSIASSPRETQPATEFDYWDEEDVISYGFGSESESSNDESSDSEMDSESENATSHCDDLENKPQSQADNKTQVANEKEVEFSGSASTIQHQAIQPQSIEEAPNDFDKTWSTNNFTRSGPLSPALLCDPYAIPRSSLQQTGNSYVPRLPSLHALSSSGWEPQAVPRSDHFDIGTAPRAFGHRCTRFDDFPVRRQPRQTVLSAPAIPPVIPSSYNGSSGMSPVKNDIYNAEDQWQVEKPGLASQSKIERTTPMDYLREPNTRLCISDIVDSRSQEARSAQGLPPKRKADEMESAAIRHAPAYPYEFADPSTANPYASGSNTVPLGTNQCVDDESFSQDAQPRSSLPDLEDSTQNTGIHSIPEDEPEEPKSVPEVERPSKRIKTSDEGSGRFVTHAATALAGAVLGGLGTVALLASLPPDYFV